The proteins below are encoded in one region of Juglans microcarpa x Juglans regia isolate MS1-56 chromosome 4D, Jm3101_v1.0, whole genome shotgun sequence:
- the LOC121261234 gene encoding F-box protein AFR, translating to MPIPGSSSTTLGTEGPEESDKNSEPLIPGLPDEIAELCLLFLPYPYQALARSVSSSWKRAITDASFLIYKTALSLSLPYIFVLAFQESTASIQWQSLDPRSRRWFVLPPIPCTIAACQSGIACASLPRQGKLFVLGGNSLRSGSETATHTTFVYATSTNQWSVTSPMPFKRSYFAAGSIKGKIIAVGESEPSTTDQITAAEGYDPESDTWTEVATLGMRLVRYDSAVVENRMYVTEGWTWPFRYSPRGGVYDPDENRWRMMSKGMREGWSGLSVVLGGRLFVISEYGDCPMKVYVPDDDTWRYVGGEKLPREAMKRPFAVNGVEGRIYVVSRGLHVAVGKVFEGNNKKWEFRVEWEVMAAPETFNGFSPLNCQVLYG from the coding sequence ATGCCGATTCCGGGATCTTCATCCACGACGCTGGGAACTGAAGGTCCCGAAGAAAGTGACAAGAATTCCGAGCCCTTGATTCCTGGGTTACCGGACGAGATCGCCGAACTGTgccttcttttccttccttACCCGTACCAAGCTTTGGCACGATCGGTTTCATCTTCGTGGAAACGAGCCATTACAGACGCTAGCTTTCTGATCTACAAGACAGCCCTATCGCTTTCTCTGCCTTACATTTTCGTATTGGCGTTTCAAGAATCGACGGCCAGTATTCAATGGCAGTCTCTCGACCCGCGATCCAGACGTTGGTTTGTCTTACCTCCCATACCATGTACCATCGCCGCGTGTCAATCTGGGATTGCGTGTGCCTCACTGCCACGTCAGGGGAAACTCTTCGTTTTGGGTGGTAATAGTCTGCGGTCAGGCTCAGAGACTGCCACGCATACGACGTTTGTCTACGCTACATCAACGAATCAATGGTCGGTGACGTCGCCTATGCCATTCAAGCGATCATATTTCGCGGCTGGGAGTATTAAAGGAAAGATCATAGCCGTTGGAGAAAGTGAGCCCAGCACCACAGATCAAATCACAGCCGCAGAGGGCTATGATCCAGAAAGCGACACGTGGACTGAGGTTGCCACGTTAGGCATGCGGTTAGTGAGGTACGACTCCGCTGTGGTGGAGAACAGGATGTACGTGACAGAGGGGTGGACGTGGCCATTCAGATACTCGCCCAGAGGTGGAGTTTACGATCCAGATGAGAACAGGTGGCGGATGATGAGTAAAGGGATGAGGGAGGGGTGGTCAGGGCTGAGTGTAGTACTGGGTGGGAGGCTGTTTGTGATATCAGAGTACGGAGATTGTCCGATGAAGGTGTACGTTCCGGATGATGACACGTGGAGGTATGTGGGTGGCGAGAAGCTACCGCGAGAGGCAATGAAGAGGCCGTTCGCAGTGAATGGGGTGGAGGGGAGGATATACGTGGTGTCGCGTGGATTACACGTGGCGGTGGGGAAGGTGTTTGAAGGAAATAATAAGAAATGGGAATTCAGGGTGGAGTGGGAGGTAATGGCGGCTCCTGAAACGTTTAACGGCTTTTCTCCTCTTAATTGTCAGGTACTCTATGGATGA